In Salvelinus namaycush isolate Seneca chromosome 15, SaNama_1.0, whole genome shotgun sequence, a genomic segment contains:
- the LOC120059772 gene encoding rab3 GTPase-activating protein non-catalytic subunit-like: MVWQRGQGQSGEFEVYRRHLGHRAMEVGTAATCPTLSSLSCPALRFGLPDSRRHGEFICLSPCNTLAGVTDDFGRVTLLDVGRGIAIRMWKGYRDAQLGWVQVSEGRGERDSSPSAPLPRRHAQFLVIYAPRRGILEVWGTQQGPRVGAFTVGKHCRLLYAGYRLMGVNSVTSQGWLLHTQQVCLFDPATGALRTVTVPFHLALSDKKSERAKDMHLLKRLTTLLKSREVEPDILESEAQSVLLDIKHPAVKKQALESLLANKNAPVSCLTNITRVLLASLKGQDPEAVDEGLFQLSSSQLKLLQLYTDIQQLHSTGEATTDTHTEPTEVAGIEEELARVSPTLQRYAELTSGSRPSVSFAQDSPDASLPVRSFLSQMECEGEEIRVVPGPNADWTQLGSFLFWGCLTGESPLQKVCNTLQKTGISPQQLLSLLLSVWLHREKEVLKKTEAVRHLHTLLTALSSMKGAVEESWDMQCVSPWWQQVRAACVQSHSSAAALLAAIVAHRAAKANITILAETKFQPEWEAVSLELEQWAVCVRQLEDVWSLQTLLCVPPPQGTPGSATPHCSVKALLEGGRGGIADSVAKWVFRQDLAPERLKDMLQRRGEAESTEQPSQPEQGEGEKSQEDPDFNRAAELLVSVCQRFPDSLSPDLLFAHCCWEYVVQWNKDPEEGRYLCWAVEHLKLVSSPHIQLGISSMMWNTFIVKCFSAAAFLIEKVGKAPKDRLCRRDVGMGDCAMTSFLGSCVQLLQILMEADSGVEEVPPPELCVEEVWGGAEGPASLAELALEQKGVHYPLVQHHYLLASLLHTAMTFSLRIKPLSLFDSKGKNAFFRELSSIQLMPSGDMDPGLVSLRQEFLLRVLTGWVTTQREAVEGPGSGSGDKTWPSLCLDLGLLLQVNPDLLRRHLVCELYNQGLDPRAEQVMFEVEDKDVLGSQLLVLTGQRLSYSLLHTQTQTRPAMELLARLPPTLCTWLKAMDPSELGCPSVPLSQTSRLVSRLIEILPENHGQYSLALHLLEAVEDLQRED; encoded by the exons CCCAACTCTTTCCTCCCTCTCGTGTCCCGCCCTCAGGTTTGGTCTCCCAGACTCGCGGCGTCACGGGGAGTTCATCTGTCTGTCCCCCTGTAACACTCTGGCTGGGGTCACGGACGACTTCGGCAGGGTCACGCTGCTTGACGTGGGGAGAGGCATAGCTATCCGCATGTGGAAGG GATACCGGGATGCCCAGCTGGGTTGGGTGCAGGTGTCTGAGGGGCGGGGCGAGCGCGACTCCTCGCCCTCTGCGCCCCTCCCTCGGCGCCACGCCCAGTTCCTGGTCATCTATGCACCCAGGAGAGGCATCCTGGAGGTGTGGGGCACACAGCAGGGTCCCAGAGTAGGAGCCTTCACTGTAGGGAAACactgcag gtTGCTGTATGCAGGGTACCGGCTGATGGGGGTGAACAGTGTGACTAGTCAGGGCTGGCTGCTCCACACACAGCAAGTGTGTCTGTTTGACCCTGCTACTGGAGCACTACGCACTGTCACTGTCCCCTTCCATCTGGCCCTCAG TGATAAGAAGAGTGAGAGGGCGAAGGACATGCACCTGCTGAAGAgactgaccacactactgaagaGCAGAGAGGTGGAACCAG ATATCCTGGAGAGCGAGGCCCAGAGTGTACTGCTGGACATCAAACACCCTGCCGTTAAGAAACAG GCCCTGGAGTCTTTGCTAGCCAATAAGAATGCTCCAGTCTCCTGTCTGACCAACATCACCCGAGTCTTACTGGCCAGTCTCAAAGGGCAAG ACCCTGAGGCGGTAGATGAAGGGTTGTTCCAGTTGTCTTCCTCCCAACTGAAACTGCTGCAGCTCTACACAGACATCCAACAGCTCCACTCTACTGGGGaggccaccacagacacacacactgaacct ACGGAGGTTGCAGGTATAGAGGAGGAGCTGGCCCGTGTCTCCCCTACCCTGCAGCGCTACGCAGAACTCACGTCCGGCTCCCGCCCCTCCGTCTCTTTCGCCCAGGACTCCCCTGACGCATCACTTCCTGTCCGGAGCTTCCTGTCCCAGATGGAGTGTGAGGGAGAGGAGATCAGAGTGGTGCCAGGGCCCAACGCAGATTGGACACAGCTTG GGAGCTTTCTGTTCTGGGGCTGTCTGACAGGAGAGAGCCCTCTACAGAAAGTCTGTAACACACTGCAGAAGACCGGCATCAGCCCACAGCAACTACTG TCTCTGCTGCTGAGTGTATGGCTGCACAGAGAGAAGGAAGTATTGAAAAAAACAGAGGCCGtcagacacctacacacactgCTCACTGCCCTCAGCTCCATGAAAG GTGCGGTGGAGGAGTCGTGGGACATGCAGtgtgtctccccctggtggcagCAGGTGCGTGCTGCATGTGTCCAGTCCCACAGTTCTGCTGCCGCCCTGTTGGCTGCAATAGTGGCTCACCGCGCTGCTAAGGCTAACATCACCATCCTGGCTGAAACCaag TTCCAGCCAGAGTGGGAGGCGGTGTCGTTGGAACTGGAGCAGTGGGCGGTGTGTGTGAGACAGCTGGAGGACGTGTGGTCCCTGCAGACACTGCTGTGTGTGCCTCCTCCTCAGGGAACACCAGGGAGCGCCACACCACACTGCTCAGTCAAAGCCCTGCTGGAGGGGGGCCGAG GTGGTATAGCAGACAGCGTGGCTAAGTGGGTGTTCAGGCAAGACTTGGCCCCTGAGCGGCTGAAGGACATGCTGCAGAGGAGGGGGGAGGCCGAGAGCACGGAACAGCCCTCCCAGCCAgagcagggggagggagaaaagagCCAGGAGGATCCAGACTTCAACAGGGCAGCAG AGCTGCTGGTGTCTGTGTGTCAGCGTTTCCCAGACTCCCTCTCTCCTGACCTGCTGTTTGCCCACTGCTGCTGGGAGTACGTGGTGCAGTGGAACAAAGACCCAGAG gagGGGAGATATCTTTGTTGGGCGGTGGAGCACCTGAAGCTAGTCTCAAGTCCTCACATCCAGCTGG GCATCTCTTCAATGATGTGGAACACGTTCATCGTTAAATGTTTCTCAGCTGCTGCTTTCCTTATAGAGAAG GTGGGGAAGGCCCCTAAGGACCGCCTGTGTCGACGG GATGTGGGAATGGGAGACTgcgccatgacatcatttctggGCTCCTGTGTTCAGCTGCTACAGATTCTGATGGAG GCAGACTCGGGGGTAGAAGAGGTGCCTCCTCCAGAGCTGTgtgtggaggaggtgtgggggggaGCAGAGGGACCTGCCTCCCTAGCAGAGCTAGCCCTGGAGCAGAAGGGAGTTCACTACCCCCTTGTACAACACCACTATCTCCTGGCCTCTCTACTCCACACTGCTATGACCTTCAGTCTCAGGATCAAACCACTCAGCCTGTTCGACAGCAAG GGTAAGAATGCCTTCTTTAGAGAGCTGTCGTCCATCCAGCTGATGCCCAGTGGAGACATGGACCCTGGCCTGGTCTCCCTCAGACAGGAGTTCCTGCTCAGGGTGTTGACAGGCTGGGTGACGACCCAGAGGGAGGCGGTGGAGGGCCCTGGGTCTGGGTCAGGGGACAAGACGTGGCCTTCTCTGTGTCTGGACCTGGGACTCCTGCTGCAGGTCAACCCGGACCTCCTGCGCAGACATCTGGTGTGTGAGCTGTACAACCAGGGCCTGGACCCCCGGGCAGAGCAG gtgATGTTTGAGGTGGAGGATAAGGACGTGTTGGGTTCCCAGCTGTTGGTTCTAACAGGCCAGAGGCTGAGCTACTCCCTGCTCCACACCCAGACCCAGACCCGACCCGCCATGGAGCTGCTGGCACGCCTCCCCCCCACACTCTGCACCTGGCTCAAGGCTATG GACCCCAGTGAGCTGGGGTGCCCGTCGGTGCCCCTGAGTCAGACCAGCAGGCTGGTGAGCCGCCTCATAGAGATCCTACCTGAGAACCACGGCCAGTACAGCCTGGCACTACACCTACTGGAGGCTGTGGAGGACCTGCAGAGAGAGgactga